The Helianthus annuus cultivar XRQ/B chromosome 15, HanXRQr2.0-SUNRISE, whole genome shotgun sequence genomic sequence TAGGCTATACCATAACTAAATACCTGGAATGGACTCCTAAAAAGTAGGGTATACCATAACTACATACCTCAAATTACCAACCGCATGCTTGTTCCACAAATGCATAACCCATTCTTGTCCTTGAATATTTTTTATCCTCAAGCTACTGATACAATGCACAACCACTATATCTGCAAGCTTCTTAGATATGCACTAAAATTAAAGACAAAGTAAATACTATATATTGTACATATTATTACGAAGATATGTATATAAACAGagtaataaaatttaaaaaaatggaCAAAAACGTACTGGACTGAGTGATTACTCTTTATCAAAAGGACAGTTAAAGGAAATAAACAAAGGGGAAGTAAGACATCATTGCAAAACACAGCTAGTTTTGACCAGCTAGTCGGGAGGCCCGTTTTGCCAAGCTTACTTATTTGGTAGATTATTAATTATAAATTCTTTTTTAAGCACATATCAAGTTGCACATAAAGGAACTGGCTTTCAACATAATTCAAAATCTAAACTCGTCTCGCTCTAATGGCCTCTAGCTATCTTCTTGTATATGTACTAAAGTAGAGAGCACAAAGCAAAAATTATGACATATCAAGTGAGTCGTACCTTAAGTTGCTTGGCCACATCTCGGGCAAATGATCCAGGAACTTCAATCCAAGCTTTTGAGAAAAGTGCACAATTGGTTAGCATGAAGACCAAGTAGAACAGAGCATGGAACGCATAATAGAAAGCACACCATTAACATAATAGAAAGCACACCATTAGCATAAACTGCTGCTAAATAGAAAACTATAAATAATTAAGTTGGCTGAATCAATGATGGAAATATAAATGATACCTCATAACCCCCTTGTTCAGGTTTAATATAGAGGGCTTCGGGTAGAACGATTACATAGACTTGTGTACACAGGCTAGTATCAACTTTTTTGTGtttccttcgaaccgaaagttgaggAACCCTCATAAACCCGCTAGTGAAGGACCAAACTTTAAAACTAAATTACAAAGATGAAAATACATAAAACATATTAaaaatcaatgccaaaagcatgaTCCTAACACTTAATCTTATAAGTTTATACATCAAGCAAACAACGATCCATGAAAGCAAATTATAAGTTTA encodes the following:
- the LOC110910615 gene encoding uncharacterized protein LOC110910615 encodes the protein MSSHNSFKVWSFTSGFMRVPQLSVRRKHKKVDTSLCTQVYVIVLPEALYIKPEQGGYEWCAFYYAFHALFYLVFMLTNCALFSKAWIEVPGSFARDVAKQLKCISKKLADIVVVHCISSLRIKNIQGQEWVMHLWNKHAVGNLSLVEMWPSNLRSNKW